A single window of Labeo rohita strain BAU-BD-2019 chromosome 4, IGBB_LRoh.1.0, whole genome shotgun sequence DNA harbors:
- the ost4 gene encoding dolichyl-diphosphooligosaccharide--protein glycosyltransferase subunit 4, producing MVTDVQLAIFANMLGVSLFLLVVLYHYVAVNNPKKLE from the coding sequence ATGGTGACAGACGTGCAGCTCGCCATATTCGCCAACATGCTGGGCGTTTCGCTCTTCCTGCTGGTGGTTCTGTATCATTATGTGGCCGTGAACAACCCCAAAAAACTGGAGTGA